A genomic segment from Nematostella vectensis chromosome 6, jaNemVect1.1, whole genome shotgun sequence encodes:
- the LOC5515041 gene encoding matrix metalloproteinase-16 produces the protein MVRRYWQLMLLTVVNLVMFSVESGGSLIGTRRLERHGYWHDTHSRERAAVEIQGHPRITNGDVQIEGRYVRSRAIRRRKRYALRGTQWHKKRITYQVMNAFSKWAAVTSLVFVRVPPTSRDADITIRFVKAGDHGDEKPFRKGITEQLVGHTFPPWNNTGRSGDIHFNDDKYFSLPGYARAAYDFLWIAMHEIGHSLGLAHTGDPFSVMYTTYTAYFYNRKRDLSADDIRGIQALYGPPLPSGIPNECAVTSLSAMVMTA, from the exons ATGGTTCGTCGCTATTGGCAGCTTATGCTACTGACTGTGGTCAATTTGGTTATGTTCTCGGTCGAATCCGGGGGTAGTTTGATAGGGACAAGGCGGCTAGAGAGGCACGGCTATTGGCACGACACACATTCAAGGGAAAGAGCGGCAGTTGAG ATCCAGGGTCATCCACGTATCACGAACGGTGACGTTCAGATAGAGGGGCGTTATGTTCGATCTCGTGCCATCAGAAGGCGTAAGCGGTACGCACTCAGAGGGACTCAATGGCACAAAAAG CGTATCACCTATCAAGTAATGAACGCGTTTAGTAAATGGGCAGCAGTGACCAGCCTCGTATTCGTGCGAGTTCCACCGACATCACGTGACGCGGACATCACCATACGATTTGTCAAGGCTGGTGACCATGGTGACGAGAAGCCGTTTCGAAAAGGGATAACGGAACAACTTGTAGGACACACTTTTCCGCCATGGAataacacag GTCGCTCAGGCGATATCCATTTCAATGACGACAAATACTTTTCACTACCGGGATATGCGCGCGCAGCTTATGATTTCCTGTGGATCGCGATGCACGAGATTGGCCATAGCCTGGGACTAGCCCACACAGGCGACCCGTTCTCGGTGATGTACACCACCTACACCGCGTACTTCTACAACCGCAAAAGGGATCTCAGCGCGGATGATATCAGAGGGATACAGGCCTTGTATG GGCCGCCTCTTCCATCTGGGATACCAAACGAGTGTGCCGTGACGTCACTAAGCGCCATGGTTATGACCGCATGA
- the LOC116619691 gene encoding coiled-coil domain-containing protein 57 isoform X2: MAGLSTSNRNAEMLGELVEQKEKEWKEAQTLRIKSLEAALKEKEGLVNNERLRFRKLKEDFEYNLKLLQERDQELDRYDAIFAEYKSVGNTKDAEVSDLKIKLDDLQQKLKQEKQIQEDLQGHSRQRMQEHQQELNQFRLNKEWEVKRERDELEGFKRELQHQLRAAEEDIDTQRQTLISDFDDALHKREHEFRLKADEMSSNLLAANLKVKMLTKELEILRAHEEKTRSELQSTEGNASELEKKLKQKEWELQDERNMHSAKQSDLELQIGQLKASMTKMQEIFQHKQAELDRYARQKEAGLLAAKETHHAREQQLEENIREIQSRLDTAEVEFRRMEWENKDTLKDKDLQIERLQRSISELNEKLSYQATGFSRSSVAKDLELEALRQQDEKLRADLIQRTEDVERYKKELSLAAERESGLERSKAQLEFDWQRRCDDAERNAYTRQEELIKNLTRTKNEAVAISKERERELQQREDLIRILTETRDQAHATLQRHGLSIPSHLPSKERPGGTAESDPNVTSLQEQNRNLRDVIRQMRREMEGLNEQLATRPPSVMEPARPEGSDESVPLTPEYVKSLESEIRELKSKNRALSQRLEELPLTRKPPPSKESNLREIFGHAPVTQAPPDTSSRLQSKLKVAAKHIAQLAREKEQLIQMSNRLRAELAKLREGGSPETVFHPSPPFVGSRRQQNVTAHQMADNIQTQLGAMEKLQYALTSHELQVAQRMREQQTAAAGHARVTMGSSSSDSSDELGTARPVAAKPDPTKPYNKPAAPRRMPWADKPLPESETSPRRPLNLESEVPSSQRTSSPRRDQAYMTSSSEGHASLQEIWKLLDEEESFRSLSPVKQRPHRTQSLDHVPVREESGHHGLPDLGESGSDGFTLKRKKAEIDEKGAPQKPYLSRKALGKVKPAARQGSAMKIRNYNVRDDRQWTGTRVQK, encoded by the exons ATGGCGGGTTTATCAACTAGTAACCGAAATGCTGAGATGCTGGGAGAGCTGGTTGAACAGAAGGAAAAAGAGTGGAAAGAGGCACAAACTCTTCGCATCAAATCTTTAGAGGCCGCCCTGAAAGAGAAAGAAGGTCTTGTTAACAATGAAAGACTACGTTTCCGAAAGCTCAAGGAAGACTTTGAGTATAACCTCAAGCTATTACAGGAGAGAGATCAGGAGTTAGACAGATATGACGCTATTTTTGCGGAGTATAAAAGTGTTGGGAACACAAAAGATGCAGAAGTGAGCGATTTGAAGATAAAGTTGGACGATTTGCAGCAAAAATTAAagcaagaaaaacaaatacaagaGGACCTTCAAGGGCATTCTCGACAA CGCATGCAAGAGCACCAACAAGAACTCAATCAGTTTCGGTTGAACAAAGAGTGGGAAgtaaaaagagaaagagaCGAACTTGAGGGATTCAAACGAGAGCTCCAACACCAACTAAG GGCAGCAGAAGAAGATATTGACACCCAGCGTCAGACTCTCATATCTGATTTTGACGATGCTCTTCACAAAAGAGAACATGAGTTCCGCCTCAAAGCAGATGAGATGAGCAGCAATCTACTAGCGGCTAATCTCAAG GTTAAAATGCTTACCAAAGAGCTAGAAATATTGCGAGCCCATGAGGAGAAGACAAGATCAGAACTCCAGTCAACTGAGGGAAATGCATCTGAACTCGAAAAGAAGCTGAAGCAGAAAGAGTGGGAACTTCAGGACGAGAGAAACATGCACAGTGCAAAACAGTCAGACCTTGAGCTGCAGATAGGCCAGTTGAAAGCAAGCATGACGAAAATGCAGGAGATATTCCAGCACAAGCAGGCTGAGTTAGACCGGTATGCACGCCAGAAAGAGGCAGGACTGCTTGCTGCAAAAGAG ACACATCATGCCAGGGAACAACAACTAGAGGAAAACATCCGTGAGATACAATCCAGACTGGACACAGCAGAAGTTGAGTTTAGGAGAATGGAATGGGAGAACAAGGATACCCTGAAAGACAAGGACTTGCAAATAGAGAG GCTGCAGAGAAGCATTTCAGAACTCAATGAAAAGCTTTCATACCAGGCTACTGGTTTCTCACGGTCTTCAGTTGCAAAGGACTTGGAGCTTGAGGCCCTAAGGCAGCAAGATGAAAAACTACGTGCAGATCTGATACAGAGAACAGAAGATGTTGAACG CTACAAGAAGGAGCTTTCTCTAGCAGCTGAGCGCGAGTCTGGTCTGGAGCGCTCCAAGGCGCAGCTAGAATTCGACTGGCAGCGACGTTGTGATGACGCGGAGAGGAACGCTTACACAAGACAGGAAGAGCTCATAAAGAACTTGACAAGGACCAAAAATGAG GCAGTCGCTATTTCAAAAGAAAGGGAACGCGAGCTACAGCAGCGCGAAGATCTCATTCGAATCCTGACAGAAACTAGAGACCAGGCACATGCAACGCTACAGCGACACGGCCTATCTATACCGAGTCATCTTCCTAGCAAAGAACGGCCTGGGGGGACTGCAGAATCTGATCCAAACGTTACGAGTTTACAAGAGCAGAACCGCAACCTGAGGGACGTTATACGGCAGATGCGCAGAGAGATGGAGGGCCTTAACGAGCAGCTTGCTACCCGACCCCCATCAGTTATGGAGCCTGCTAGACCCGAGGGAAGCGACGAATCGGTGCCTTTGACTCCAG AGTACGTCAAGTCACTTGAGTCCGAAATCCGAGAACTCAAGTCTAAGAATAGGGCTTTATCCCAACGCCTAGAggagctaccgctgacccgtAAGCCCCCTCCGAGTAAAGAGAGCAATTTGCGAGAAATTTTCG GACATGCTCCTGTGACCCAGGCCCCACCGGACACCAGCTCGAGGTTACAGAGCAAGCTGAAGGTAGCTGCGAAGCACATAGCTCAGCTCGCGCGGGAGAAAGAACAATTGATTCAGATGAGTAACCGACTCCGTGCAGAACTCGCAAAACTAAGAG AAGGAGGATCCCCTGAGACTGTCTTTCACCCGTCCCCACCCTTTGTTGGGTCTCGCCGTCAACAAAACGTCACAGCGCACCAGATGGCGGACAATATACAAACTCAACTTGGCGCCATGGAGAAACTACAGTACGCACTCACCTCGCACGAGCTACAAGTCGCGCAGCGCATGCGCGAGCAGCAGACTGCCGCTGCAGGGCACGCCAGAGTGACTATGGGCTCAAGTAGTAGTGACTCCTCGGATGAGCTGGGTACCGCGCGACCTGTTG CGGCCAAACCAGACCCAACGAAACCATACAACAAACCAGCTGCACCAAGGCGCATGCCCTGGGCAGACAAACCGCTGCCCGAATCTGAGACATCACCGCGGCGGCCTCTTAATCTTGAGTCCGAAGTACCCTCGAGTCAGCGGACATCATCTCCGCGCCGGGATCAGGCTTatatgacatcatcatcagaaGGTCACGCCTCTCTACAAGAAATCTGGAAACTTCTTGACGAGGAGGAGAGCTTTCGCAGCCTATCGCCCGTAAAGCAGAGACCGCACAGAACCCAGTCCTTAGATCACGTTCCTGTTCGAGAGGAGTCTGGGCACCACGGTCTTCCTGACCTCGGGGAGTCTGGGAGCGATGGATTTACATTGAAGAGAAAAAAGGCTGAAATCGACGAAAAGGGCGCGCCGCAGAAGCCTTATCTCTCGCGTAAAGCCTTAGGAAAGGTTAAACCTGCGGCACGACAGGGATCCGcaatgaaaataagaaacTATAATGTACGGGATGACCGCCAGTGGACTGGGACTAGGGTCCAGAAATAA
- the LOC116619691 gene encoding coiled-coil domain-containing protein 57 isoform X1, which translates to MAGLSTSNRNAEMLGELVEQKEKEWKEAQTLRIKSLEAALKEKEGLVNNERLRFRKLKEDFEYNLKLLQERDQELDRYDAIFAEYKSVGNTKDAEVSDLKIKLDDLQQKLKQEKQIQEDLQGHSRQRMQEHQQELNQFRLNKEWEVKRERDELEGFKRELQHQLRAAEEDIDTQRQTLISDFDDALHKREHEFRLKADEMSSNLLAANLKVKMLTKELEILRAHEEKTRSELQSTEGNASELEKKLKQKEWELQDERNMHSAKQSDLELQIGQLKASMTKMQEIFQHKQAELDRYARQKEAGLLAAKETHHAREQQLEENIREIQSRLDTAEVEFRRMEWENKDTLKDKDLQIERLQRSISELNEKLSYQATGFSRSSVAKDLELEALRQQDEKLRADLIQRTEDVERYKKELSLAAERESGLERSKAQLEFDWQRRCDDAERNAYTRQEELIKNLTRTKNEAVAISKERERELQQREDLIRILTETRDQAHATLQRHGLSIPSHLPSKERPGGTAESDPNVTSLQEQNRNLRDVIRQMRREMEGLNEQLATRPPSVMEPARPEGSDESVPLTPEYVKSLESEIRELKSKNRALSQRLEELPLTRKPPPSKESNLREIFGHAPVTQAPPDTSSRLQSKLKVAAKHIAQLAREKEQLIQMSNRLRAELAKLREGGSPETVFHPSPPFVGSRRQQNVTAHQMADNIQTQLGAMEKLQYALTSHELQVAQRMREQQTAAAGHARVTMGSSSSDSSDELGTARPVGPIGEYVWSAHLDRTIGFSCHMGPIAAKPDPTKPYNKPAAPRRMPWADKPLPESETSPRRPLNLESEVPSSQRTSSPRRDQAYMTSSSEGHASLQEIWKLLDEEESFRSLSPVKQRPHRTQSLDHVPVREESGHHGLPDLGESGSDGFTLKRKKAEIDEKGAPQKPYLSRKALGKVKPAARQGSAMKIRNYNVRDDRQWTGTRVQK; encoded by the exons ATGGCGGGTTTATCAACTAGTAACCGAAATGCTGAGATGCTGGGAGAGCTGGTTGAACAGAAGGAAAAAGAGTGGAAAGAGGCACAAACTCTTCGCATCAAATCTTTAGAGGCCGCCCTGAAAGAGAAAGAAGGTCTTGTTAACAATGAAAGACTACGTTTCCGAAAGCTCAAGGAAGACTTTGAGTATAACCTCAAGCTATTACAGGAGAGAGATCAGGAGTTAGACAGATATGACGCTATTTTTGCGGAGTATAAAAGTGTTGGGAACACAAAAGATGCAGAAGTGAGCGATTTGAAGATAAAGTTGGACGATTTGCAGCAAAAATTAAagcaagaaaaacaaatacaagaGGACCTTCAAGGGCATTCTCGACAA CGCATGCAAGAGCACCAACAAGAACTCAATCAGTTTCGGTTGAACAAAGAGTGGGAAgtaaaaagagaaagagaCGAACTTGAGGGATTCAAACGAGAGCTCCAACACCAACTAAG GGCAGCAGAAGAAGATATTGACACCCAGCGTCAGACTCTCATATCTGATTTTGACGATGCTCTTCACAAAAGAGAACATGAGTTCCGCCTCAAAGCAGATGAGATGAGCAGCAATCTACTAGCGGCTAATCTCAAG GTTAAAATGCTTACCAAAGAGCTAGAAATATTGCGAGCCCATGAGGAGAAGACAAGATCAGAACTCCAGTCAACTGAGGGAAATGCATCTGAACTCGAAAAGAAGCTGAAGCAGAAAGAGTGGGAACTTCAGGACGAGAGAAACATGCACAGTGCAAAACAGTCAGACCTTGAGCTGCAGATAGGCCAGTTGAAAGCAAGCATGACGAAAATGCAGGAGATATTCCAGCACAAGCAGGCTGAGTTAGACCGGTATGCACGCCAGAAAGAGGCAGGACTGCTTGCTGCAAAAGAG ACACATCATGCCAGGGAACAACAACTAGAGGAAAACATCCGTGAGATACAATCCAGACTGGACACAGCAGAAGTTGAGTTTAGGAGAATGGAATGGGAGAACAAGGATACCCTGAAAGACAAGGACTTGCAAATAGAGAG GCTGCAGAGAAGCATTTCAGAACTCAATGAAAAGCTTTCATACCAGGCTACTGGTTTCTCACGGTCTTCAGTTGCAAAGGACTTGGAGCTTGAGGCCCTAAGGCAGCAAGATGAAAAACTACGTGCAGATCTGATACAGAGAACAGAAGATGTTGAACG CTACAAGAAGGAGCTTTCTCTAGCAGCTGAGCGCGAGTCTGGTCTGGAGCGCTCCAAGGCGCAGCTAGAATTCGACTGGCAGCGACGTTGTGATGACGCGGAGAGGAACGCTTACACAAGACAGGAAGAGCTCATAAAGAACTTGACAAGGACCAAAAATGAG GCAGTCGCTATTTCAAAAGAAAGGGAACGCGAGCTACAGCAGCGCGAAGATCTCATTCGAATCCTGACAGAAACTAGAGACCAGGCACATGCAACGCTACAGCGACACGGCCTATCTATACCGAGTCATCTTCCTAGCAAAGAACGGCCTGGGGGGACTGCAGAATCTGATCCAAACGTTACGAGTTTACAAGAGCAGAACCGCAACCTGAGGGACGTTATACGGCAGATGCGCAGAGAGATGGAGGGCCTTAACGAGCAGCTTGCTACCCGACCCCCATCAGTTATGGAGCCTGCTAGACCCGAGGGAAGCGACGAATCGGTGCCTTTGACTCCAG AGTACGTCAAGTCACTTGAGTCCGAAATCCGAGAACTCAAGTCTAAGAATAGGGCTTTATCCCAACGCCTAGAggagctaccgctgacccgtAAGCCCCCTCCGAGTAAAGAGAGCAATTTGCGAGAAATTTTCG GACATGCTCCTGTGACCCAGGCCCCACCGGACACCAGCTCGAGGTTACAGAGCAAGCTGAAGGTAGCTGCGAAGCACATAGCTCAGCTCGCGCGGGAGAAAGAACAATTGATTCAGATGAGTAACCGACTCCGTGCAGAACTCGCAAAACTAAGAG AAGGAGGATCCCCTGAGACTGTCTTTCACCCGTCCCCACCCTTTGTTGGGTCTCGCCGTCAACAAAACGTCACAGCGCACCAGATGGCGGACAATATACAAACTCAACTTGGCGCCATGGAGAAACTACAGTACGCACTCACCTCGCACGAGCTACAAGTCGCGCAGCGCATGCGCGAGCAGCAGACTGCCGCTGCAGGGCACGCCAGAGTGACTATGGGCTCAAGTAGTAGTGACTCCTCGGATGAGCTGGGTACCGCGCGACCTGTTG GACCTATTGGTGAGTACGTCTGGTCAGCCCATCTCGATAGAACAATTGGATTCTCCTGTCATATGGGACCTATTG CGGCCAAACCAGACCCAACGAAACCATACAACAAACCAGCTGCACCAAGGCGCATGCCCTGGGCAGACAAACCGCTGCCCGAATCTGAGACATCACCGCGGCGGCCTCTTAATCTTGAGTCCGAAGTACCCTCGAGTCAGCGGACATCATCTCCGCGCCGGGATCAGGCTTatatgacatcatcatcagaaGGTCACGCCTCTCTACAAGAAATCTGGAAACTTCTTGACGAGGAGGAGAGCTTTCGCAGCCTATCGCCCGTAAAGCAGAGACCGCACAGAACCCAGTCCTTAGATCACGTTCCTGTTCGAGAGGAGTCTGGGCACCACGGTCTTCCTGACCTCGGGGAGTCTGGGAGCGATGGATTTACATTGAAGAGAAAAAAGGCTGAAATCGACGAAAAGGGCGCGCCGCAGAAGCCTTATCTCTCGCGTAAAGCCTTAGGAAAGGTTAAACCTGCGGCACGACAGGGATCCGcaatgaaaataagaaacTATAATGTACGGGATGACCGCCAGTGGACTGGGACTAGGGTCCAGAAATAA